A stretch of DNA from Desulfovibrio gilichinskyi:
GTTCCCTGTCCTACTGCTCTTGTGGTTTTGCTGGCGGCGGTTGCACTCGGAAGAATTTTTTTCGGGTTTATGCTGATCCTTGCATTCAGTTTCGGCCTTGCAGCGGTTTTAATTTTAATCGGTATTTTAACTGTTCGGGCTTCAAAATTAACAGAAAAATTTTCAGGCTCACACCGCTGGATTGAAAATTTACCTGTCGCCAGCGGAGGGCTTGTTATGATTGCAGGAATTGCCATCACATTAAATGCTCTGAGCGCAGGCGGCATTTTGAAATTTTTCCCATAAAAATGTTCGATATTTTCACACTAAAAAACCCCTCAACAGCTAACTGCGAGGGGTTGTTAAAAATAAATTCAAGTAATATTTAGAGCTGGTCGCCGGTTTTTCCGAAACGACGCTGTCTTTTAGTAAAGTCGGCTAAAGCTTTTTCCAATTCATCTGGAGTAAAGTCCGGCCAATACACATCAGTAAAGTATAACTCAGAATATGCAGCCTGAAACAGTAAATAATTTGAAAGCCGCTGCTCTCCGCTGGTGCGGATAATTAAATCAGGGTCCGGCTGTCCGGCTGTATACAAATTTTCGGAAATAGCTTTCTGGGTGATCTGATCTTCCCGCAGTCCCGAAGATATTAGTTTTTTACAAGCTCGCACCAATTCATCCCTGCCTGAATAATTCAGTGCAAGGTTTAATGTCATTGAGCTGCAATGCTGAGTCTTCTTTATGGTATGGGCAACAACCTGCTTTACGCCGAATGGGAAGTCAGAAAGCTCTCCCAAAACTTTTAAGCGTATGTCCTGCTCACACAGGTTTAGCAGTTCTTTTTTTAAAAAAACTGTCAGCAGATTGAAGAGCTGCGCTATTTCGTCTTTTGGCCTTGCCCAGTTCTCCTTGGAGAAAGTGTACAGGGTCAAATGTTTAATACCGAGTTCACGGCTTTTTTCTACAATAGCTTTAGCTGCTTCAGTGCCGGCTTTATGACCTTCGCTGCGCGAAAGGTCTCTAGCCTTTGCCCATCTACCATTACCATCCATAATGATGGCTACGTGTCGGGGCATCATTATGTTATATTTCCAGAATTTCCTTTTCTTTTGCTAAAAAGAGGTCATCACATTTTTTGATAAAGTCGTCAGTAAGCTTTTGCACATCATCTTGTGATTTATGCATTTCATCTTCGTTGATATCTTTATCTTTTTCAAGTTTCTTAAATGTATCATTCATGTCGCGGCGGACGTTGCGGATAGCCACTTTAGAATCTTCAGTGAATTTTTTAGCAACTTTTACGAGATCTTTACGACGCTCTTCAGTTAAAGGCGGAATGCTGATACGAATAAGTTTTCCGTCGTTAACCGGGTTAAGTCCTAAGTCGGATTTAAGGAGTGCCTTATCAATCAGAGCGAATGCTCCTTTATCCCATGGCTGTATAGTAATTGTGCGGGAATCCGGCACAGCAACTGAAGCCAGCTGGTTTATCGGAGTGGGAGTTCCATAGTAATCAACCTTAACATGATCTATCAGGCCGGTTGAAGCTCTTCCTGTGCGCAGTCTTACAAAGTCACCGCTAAGACTGGTTAGAGCTCCTTCCATTCTTTTAATGCCATCTGACATAACTTCATTAATCATTCTTTCCTCCATGAACAATTGTTCCGATCTTTTCACCTCTGACAACCCTTGAGATGTTACCTTCTTCAAAAAGGTTGAAGACAATTATGGGCAGGTTGTTATCCATGGCTAATGAAATAGCTGTGGAGTCCATAACCCCGATCCGTTTTTCAAGGGTTTCAATATAAGTGATAGATTCAAATTTAACTGCATCTGAATGTTTCATTGGGTCTTTATCATAGACACCGTCGACTTTGGTAGCTTTAATAATAGCTTCGGCCTTAAGTTCCATTGCTCTGAGAGCTGCGGCTGTATCTGTTGTGAAAAAGGGATTACCTGTTCCGGCAGCACAAATGACTACGCGTCCTTTTTCAAGATGGCGGATAGCTCTGCGGCGTATGTATGGTTCCGCAACAGCCTGCATCGGGATAGCTGATAAAACTCGTGTGTCGCAGTCAAGTTTTTCAAGTGCGTCCTGAACAGCAAGGGCATTCATCACAGTTGCGAGCATTCCCATGTAGTCGGCTGAAGATCTGTCCATTCCTTTAGCAGAAGCGGATAAACCTCTAAAAATATTTCCGCCGCCGATAACTAAAGCAACCTGTACTCCGGTTTTGGCTACAGCTGCAATTTCTCTACAGAACTTGTTGATTGCCGCAGGTTCAATACCGAACTGCTGATCCCCGGCGAGAGCTTCACCGCTGAGTTTGATCATTACTCGTGAATAGTGCAATTTGTCCATAGTTTACCCCGTTTTTCCGCGGACATTGTCCGGTTATGAGTAGAAGCAGATCCGGAAAAGATTAGCCTTGAGTCGTGGGGGATTCTCCACGCTTAAGTTTCCGGTAAGCATTAACTATTTTTTAAAATATATGTGAGTTTTTTGATAACAGAGAGTCTGCTTCAATGAACTCGGCATAGTAAAATCCTTCCCTAAAAAAACTCAAATTCTTACGAGTCGTTACTCCGTATTGAATCTGAGCTGAAATATTTTCCATCGCGATGTCTCCTTAAATCCGGATGTTGTTCTCTTCCGGCTCGGGTGTTTACTGCGTGGGTTTAAGGCAATATAGGGAATTTTTTTTACTTATCTCGTCCTTCGGCAGGAGAGCTGCCAAGTATCTAAAAAATCGGGCAAAAAAAACGGGCCTTGCGGCCCGTTTCATAATCCGTCTTATTCTTCTTCGGCTTCTTCTGCACCACTTGCTGCTTCAGCAAGGTTGATGCGTGCGAATCGACCGATCTGCATATTCTCACCGAGAATAGCGATGGTTTCGTTAACGAGATCTTTAATTGTTTTCTTGTCGTCTTTAATAAAAGGCTGTTCAAGAAGACATACTTCTTTGTAATATTTCTGAATACGTCCAACAACGATCTTTTCAGCAATATTAGCAGGTTTACCTTCTTCAATAGACTGCTGAAGATAAATTGCTTTTTCTTTTTCAAGAATGTCCTGAGGAAGTTCTTCAGGGCTTACACAGATAGGGTTGGTAGCAGCAATCTGCATAGCAACGTCTTTAGCAAGCTGAATGAACTGGTCGGATTTAGCAACAAAGTCAGTTTCACATTTAACTTCAACTATAGCAGAAAGCTTACCGTTGCTGTGCATGTAAGAACCGATAAGTCCTTCACTTGTAGCACGTCCGGCTTTTTTAGCAGCTTTAGAAAGTCCTTTTTCGCGAAGGTAAGTGATAGCTTTTTCTTGATCACCATCACATTCAGCGAGAGCTTTCTTACAATCCATCATACCTACGCCGGTAAGTTCACGCAGGGCTTTTACCATCTGGGCAGTAATAGCAGCCATGATTAATCTTCCCCTTGAGCGGTTTCTTCAGCTTCAACTTCAGGAGCAACAGCTTTTTCAGTTGCTTTGACTTTTTCTTCAACCATAGTTGTGTCTTCTTTGCGACGAGCTGCGCCTTCGATGCAAGCGTCAGCCATGTGAGCTGCGAACAGCTTGATAGCGCGGATAGCGTCATCGTTACCTGGGATGATGTAATCAACCAGGTCAGGGTCACAATTAGAGTCAACAACAGCAACTACCGGGATACCGAGTTTGCGGCATTCAAGAATAGCAATATGTTCACGCTTGGGGTCAATGACGAATGCGACAGCTGGAGATCCGTTGAGATCTTTAATACCGCCGAGTGCGAGGGTAAGTTTTTTAACCTCGCGGCCCATCATTACGATTTCCTTTTTAGGGAAGCGTTTGATGGAACCGTCTTCGAACATTTCTTCAAGGTTTTTAAGGCGATCAATACGACGTTTGATTGTCTGGAAGTTGGTGAGAGTTCCACCCATCCAACGATGTGTTACATGAAACATTCCTGCGCGTGCAGCTTCAGTTGCAACAGCTTCCTGAGCCTGACGTTTGGTTCCGATGAAAAGGACTTTTCCGCCTTTTGCAACAGAGTCAGAAATGAAATCGTGAGCTTTACGGAAAAGTTTAACAGTCTGCTGGAGGTCCATGATATGGATTCCGTTACGTGCGCCAAAGATGTAAGGACGCATTTTAGGATTCCATCTGCGAGTCTGGTGACCGAAATGAACGCCTGTTTCCAGCATTTGTTTCATAGTTACATAAGCCATAATAATTCTCCTGGGTTTTATCTTCCACCTCGGCATCAACAGACTCCACAACAATTGTGAAGCACCCTTATTCGACCGAGGTGTGCGAATTTAGCTACGCACAACTACGGGAAAATTGATTTGAAATCAACCCCGGATGCGAGCAAAAATAAAATACTTTGAAAGTGCCGTAAATCCAACTTTCGGCAGAGCCATGCTTCTATTGCACAGGTGTGCGGATAGATTCATAATTTATTACTGTATTGGATAAAATACCTATGCCTTCTATTTCCACCTCAACCTCGTCTCCCGGTGATAAAGGTCCGATTCCGGGAGGAGTGCCGGTCAATATAACATCACCCGGGGTGAGAGTCATGACATGTGAGATAAAACTGATAAGCTGCGCCGGAGAGTATATCATGTCGGAGGTATTACCTTCCTGCCTGACTTTACCGTTGACAATTGTTCTGAGTGACAGAGAATTGGGATCGGTAATTCCGGTTTCAATGCATGGTCCAATCGGGGCGAAAGTATCAAATCCTTTAGCTCTCGCGAAAACTTTATCTTTTTTTTGAAGATCTCTGGCTGTCACATCGTTGGCACAGGTATATCCGAAGATATGTTTTGCCACATTTTCCGGCAGTATATTTTTCCCGGTCTGACCTATTATAATTGCCAACTCACCTTCAAAATCAACATGCTCGGACATAGCGGGAATAACAATTTTATCACCGTTACCGATGATAGCGGACGGAGGTTTAAAGAAAATCATCGGTTCTTCGGGGATTTCCATATTCAGTTCACGGGCATGCTCGTGATAGTTAAGCCCGGCGCATATTATTTTTGAAGGAACTGCTATAGGAAGTATTGTGCATTCCGCAACCGGAATAAGATTCTTCTTGTTATTTTTTGACAGCAGCGGCTTGAAAAAAATATTATCCTCGATCGTTGCGTAAAAGATGGACTCGTTGTGTTTAATTCTGAAGACTTTCATTTTAACCTTTAAGTTTTTTTATTATAATTGGGACAACATATCACAATTTTTTAAAAATATCATGTATTCTTTATGGCTAAATTACAGGTAGTTGCAGATCTAAATTTCGCATTTGGACTCTATTTCCTGAGCTTCGTTTCCGGTCAGAGAAATAATGAGCGGGATGACCACCGGATCGCGCCCTAAAACCTTGCGGAAAAATCTTCGTAATGCAGAGCGGATTCTTTCTTTGAGTTTAACCGTCTGGCCCGGCGGAATGTTTTCAAAAACATCTAAAATTATACATTTCGCGTCTTCAAGGACATGCGAATACTGCTGCTCAAAAACAAATCCTTTAGAAGTTACTTCCGGTCCGCGAATAATTTCTCCGGTGTTAACGTCAATTACTATGGTTACGATGACGAGTCCTTCTCCGGCTAAAAGCTGCCGTTCTTTAATAACAGACTGCCCGACATCGCCGACACCTTTGCCGTCTACGAGTGTGCATTGAACAGGGATTACTTCTTCAACACGGATTCCATGAGTCAGAAAGGTGATAGGTTCGCCGTCTTCAATAACTAAAGCTTTTTCCGGAGCTACTCCTGTTTCAACTGCGAGTCTGGAATGTTTGACCAGATGTCTGTATTCACCGTGAACCGGGATAAAATATTTGGGCTTAACCGTTTCAAGCATTGTTCGCAGCTCTTCTTTGTGAGCGTGACCTGATGCATGGATACCATGTTTCTTTTCATGAAGAACTTCCGCACCGAGCTTATAAAGTCTGTTGATGACTCGCGTTATAGCTTTCGTATTGCCCGGTATAAAGCGGGAAGACATGAGGATAAGGTCACCCTTATGTATCTTGAGTTGGCGGTGTTCTTCGGTTGAAAGCCGTGAAAGTGCGGCAAGAGCTTCTCCCTGTGAACCTGTTACCAGTATAACTATTTCGTGATCATCATAGTAGGGCAGGTCTTCTATTTCGACAATTGCAGAAGATGGAATGCGCATTTGCCCAAGATCTCTTGCCAGATCAATATTTCTGGCAAGGCTTCTGCCGCTGATTCCTACTTTTCTGCCTGTTTCAGCTGCAAGGTCGAATATTTCCTGCATCCGCTGAATGTGACTTGAAAAAAGAGTTACTAAAATGCGTCCTTCAGCTTCTTCAAAAATATTGCGCATGGCCCCTTTGATATCTCTTTCAGTCAGGGCGTATCCGTCCTGTTCAATATTGGTTGAATCTGAAAGAAGCAGGGTTATCCCTTGGCGTGAAAACTCTT
This window harbors:
- the rpsB gene encoding 30S ribosomal protein S2 — encoded protein: MAYVTMKQMLETGVHFGHQTRRWNPKMRPYIFGARNGIHIMDLQQTVKLFRKAHDFISDSVAKGGKVLFIGTKRQAQEAVATEAARAGMFHVTHRWMGGTLTNFQTIKRRIDRLKNLEEMFEDGSIKRFPKKEIVMMGREVKKLTLALGGIKDLNGSPAVAFVIDPKREHIAILECRKLGIPVVAVVDSNCDPDLVDYIIPGNDDAIRAIKLFAAHMADACIEGAARRKEDTTMVEEKVKATEKAVAPEVEAEETAQGED
- the uppS gene encoding polyprenyl diphosphate synthase, with product MMPRHVAIIMDGNGRWAKARDLSRSEGHKAGTEAAKAIVEKSRELGIKHLTLYTFSKENWARPKDEIAQLFNLLTVFLKKELLNLCEQDIRLKVLGELSDFPFGVKQVVAHTIKKTQHCSSMTLNLALNYSGRDELVRACKKLISSGLREDQITQKAISENLYTAGQPDPDLIIRTSGEQRLSNYLLFQAAYSELYFTDVYWPDFTPDELEKALADFTKRQRRFGKTGDQL
- the frr gene encoding ribosome recycling factor; the encoded protein is MINEVMSDGIKRMEGALTSLSGDFVRLRTGRASTGLIDHVKVDYYGTPTPINQLASVAVPDSRTITIQPWDKGAFALIDKALLKSDLGLNPVNDGKLIRISIPPLTEERRKDLVKVAKKFTEDSKVAIRNVRRDMNDTFKKLEKDKDINEDEMHKSQDDVQKLTDDFIKKCDDLFLAKEKEILEI
- the tsf gene encoding translation elongation factor Ts; the protein is MAAITAQMVKALRELTGVGMMDCKKALAECDGDQEKAITYLREKGLSKAAKKAGRATSEGLIGSYMHSNGKLSAIVEVKCETDFVAKSDQFIQLAKDVAMQIAATNPICVSPEELPQDILEKEKAIYLQQSIEEGKPANIAEKIVVGRIQKYYKEVCLLEQPFIKDDKKTIKDLVNETIAILGENMQIGRFARINLAEAASGAEEAEEE
- the pyrH gene encoding UMP kinase, which gives rise to MDKLHYSRVMIKLSGEALAGDQQFGIEPAAINKFCREIAAVAKTGVQVALVIGGGNIFRGLSASAKGMDRSSADYMGMLATVMNALAVQDALEKLDCDTRVLSAIPMQAVAEPYIRRRAIRHLEKGRVVICAAGTGNPFFTTDTAAALRAMELKAEAIIKATKVDGVYDKDPMKHSDAVKFESITYIETLEKRIGVMDSTAISLAMDNNLPIIVFNLFEEGNISRVVRGEKIGTIVHGGKND
- a CDS encoding fumarylacetoacetate hydrolase family protein, coding for MKVFRIKHNESIFYATIEDNIFFKPLLSKNNKKNLIPVAECTILPIAVPSKIICAGLNYHEHARELNMEIPEEPMIFFKPPSAIIGNGDKIVIPAMSEHVDFEGELAIIIGQTGKNILPENVAKHIFGYTCANDVTARDLQKKDKVFARAKGFDTFAPIGPCIETGITDPNSLSLRTIVNGKVRQEGNTSDMIYSPAQLISFISHVMTLTPGDVILTGTPPGIGPLSPGDEVEVEIEGIGILSNTVINYESIRTPVQ
- a CDS encoding ribonuclease J; the encoded protein is MSEHQLTVCPLGGLGEIGLNCMMFSTEENVVIVDCGLLFPDNALFGVDVAIPRFDHILALKDRLKAIVLTHGHEDHIGALPWLLPYINVPVYGSKFTLGLVENKLQEHNLIDYVDLREVKAYDRVQFGDLFFNFFPVCHSIIDGFALGIETPVGRVIHTGDFKIDRNPLDGHGTDLNAIKEFSRQGITLLLSDSTNIEQDGYALTERDIKGAMRNIFEEAEGRILVTLFSSHIQRMQEIFDLAAETGRKVGISGRSLARNIDLARDLGQMRIPSSAIVEIEDLPYYDDHEIVILVTGSQGEALAALSRLSTEEHRQLKIHKGDLILMSSRFIPGNTKAITRVINRLYKLGAEVLHEKKHGIHASGHAHKEELRTMLETVKPKYFIPVHGEYRHLVKHSRLAVETGVAPEKALVIEDGEPITFLTHGIRVEEVIPVQCTLVDGKGVGDVGQSVIKERQLLAGEGLVIVTIVIDVNTGEIIRGPEVTSKGFVFEQQYSHVLEDAKCIILDVFENIPPGQTVKLKERIRSALRRFFRKVLGRDPVVIPLIISLTGNEAQEIESKCEI